agagattaGTCAAAGATTGGTTTTGAACGTGAGGGATATTTAATCAACCATACAAAAAAAGTCCGTATAATAATATTAGAAGTGAGTGAATGTCAGGGTGGAGTGCAGAATTCAACcccaaaaatagaagaagacGAGGATAATTGCGACTTTTTATCGTTCTAGATGGTTATTTTTCAATTCTttagaaaaaaagaagttatAAATCAATTTCAATACTCAATGAAGGTCATTTTTCAAAAGGGTGTTGCTAAATGAACCCAGCATAAATCTAAATACACCCAgtaattaaaaattatttttttatttccaaCTTTGCCCctttctttgaaaaaaaaaaaaaaaggtataagCGCACCCAGCTTCCTAAACTCCTTTCAAATGGTGCGGCAGAGGAGGTTTTCTTTTTACATTTTGATTTGCTTCCTTATGCTCTGATGATATCCACACACTTTCAGCAGTTCTTCTTTCATCATCcaaagaagttttttttttttactcaatcTTCAGAAAACATGCAATGTTCATTTGCAGATGATATAGAACTTCCATATGGGCGTTGAGGATTTTCATGGTTTGGAATATTGGGGCTTTGGTTTCTCATGCAAGTGGGTTTTACTAAGAAACATGGTTTGTTTGGAGATGGATTCATGATTCAAGTTTAAGAAAGCTGACTTTCGAAGTCTCAATTAGCTAGAGCAATCTTTGGGAATTGGGCAAATAGAGGGAATGTGAAGGAGCCTGGTGGTCATTGGATCGATggagaagatggtgaagaacataaataataataatcaactACTGCAAACTATGGTTTAGGGACCTCGGCATCCAAGTTTGAGAGGATAGTGTTGTATGCTCTAGACTTTAGGGGGTAAATTTGGTAAACTTTGATAATTTTTTAAGTGCTGGGTACCCTCAGATATTTGGAGGGTGCATCTAGCAAGACCCTTTTCAAAAATGactcaacatataaaaatgaaATGCCTCCATCTAGCAAGACCCTTTTCAAAAATGactcaacatataaaaatgaaatgaataGTAACTCCcactgaaagagagagagagagagagagagagttccgaGATTTCACTGTTTGGCCATTGGAACCAGCTCTGTTCCACTTCATTCCGATAACTCCAAGACCACCGAACTTTGTAACCCTCAGACCTCAGCCCATCCTTTCTCTCTACAAGACCACAACTCACATGGGTCAACCTCTCCTCAACCCCATCACCCTCTTCATCTCAAACCCATGCACCTCCTCCCTTTCCATCTTCATCATCTGCATTCTGGGCTTTTATACTCTACATTACCCCCACGCTTCACCTTCCCCCTCAAATTCCCAAACTGCCCTCCGCTTCCGCCGTAGCTTCCTCTCCTCCGCCACCAACGCCACCGTCGCCGCATACCTAAGGGCACTCACCAAACACCCCCACCTCGCCGGCACCAAACCCTCCCTCGACACCATCCACTATGTCCAGTCCCACCTCTCCGGCCTGGGCCTCCAGACCCACACGGCCCACTACAACGCCCTCCTCTCCTACCCCCTCCACTCTTCTCTCTCCGCGCATTTTAGCAACGGCAGCCACGTGGACATCCCGCTGGCCGAGCCGGGTTTGTCCCACGACGGCGGCGGCGTCGTCCAACCGTACCACGCCTACTCGCCTTCCGGTTCGGCGCACGCTAAGGTTGTCTTCGTGAACCACGGTAGCGGCGAGGACTATCGTGCGCTTGAGGCGCTCGGGGTGAACGTTAGCGGGTGCGTGGTGATAGCGAGAAGAGGCGGCGACTTGCCGAGAGGCGAAGCGATCAGAAATGCCGAGAAGAACGGTGCGCTGGCCGTGCTATTGTACACCGAGGGGGACAGTAGGTATAACCAGGGTTTTGAGAGAGGGGTGGTGATGAATGGCGTGGGGGACCCACTGACCCCGGGGTGGGGCGGAGTTGATGGAGCCGAAAGGTTGGATTTGGAGGACCCTGAGGTTCTGAAGAGGTTTCCCAATGTTCCATCCATGCCGTTGTCTGCCGAGGCGGCCGGGAACATTTTGGGAACCCTCGGAGGCGCTCCGGCCCCGCCTGAGTGGCGGGCCGGAGTCGAGCGAGTTGGGCCAGGCCCGACAGTGCTGAACTTCACTTACCAGGTTGGTAGATTTGGCTGTTGTAAGTGCAGGTTTACTTTGTTAGTCATATGTTGTGGTGTGTGTGGTAATTTTCAGTTGTGTGTGCGGTACTGTGTTTTTGGAGCCTTGGATATATAGGATGTTCTTTTGACTTTGGCGTGTTTCTGTTTTCTTGTTCAGAGACTGTAGTTGTGGAAAGTAGTAAGTCAAAATGAGTTGTGGGCAGTTGCAAGGTTTAGTTTCAGATATAAGTCTGAGATTTTTCTAGATAAAGTTGGACCATTTTTGTACAATTATTGACATGATTCCAAATTTAAGTCAATTTGGATATTTGCTTGGTTGGCTTATCTCAATAGGTAAAAGTACAGCTGAGAATTTGGGGCCTTAAAAATCTAGTTGCTAAAACTTGGAGTCATTACTTCAGTTGACCAATTACATTATGGTTGTCGACACAAGGAATTGCTCGACTGGTTCTGGAAATTGGTATGGATATGGTTTTGGCGTGTGTGGACATGCCCTGCCTGTTTTTGTTGTGTAATCCTTCTAGCCTCGTCATGGTGAATTGTTTTTCAGCAATATCACATATGGACAGATATTCTTTGATGCATTCTATAAAGCATCTTGCACATAGAATACTGCGTTACTCAGCCTTCTCAATTCTTAATAACCTCATGCATTTagtaaatttttttccttttttttttatctggcaACAGCATAAGGAGAAGAATGCACAGCAAGAAATGGAAAAtaatttggttaaaaaaaaaaaaaaacatttacatACTTCCTTTGTGCTCACAATTTGATGAGCTTATTTTTGTCTTTATGTTAGAAACCTGTTTTTCCTGTCTCCTGTCACTTTGCTTTACATATCTACCATATCTCTCTGTTAGATACTTGTTTAGAGATAAATGCACGTCTCAATTCTgttattttcttaattatacTTTTTTTTGTGTCTGTATTAGAGTATTTAAATCAAAAGTTCCGGAAATAGTTTAAGCCTATTCCTTGATAATTCCTTCCCCACTACGTCTTTATCATCATATGTTCTCTTTTATCTTAATACTTTTTGTGTCTTGATTCTAGGGGGAGAAAAAGATGGTGACCATTCAGAATGTTTTTGCTGTCATAAAGGGGTTGGAAGAGCCTGACCGCTATGTGCTTCTTGGCAACCATAGAGATGCATGGACATATGGGGCTGTTGACCCCAACAGTGGAACTGCCGCGTTACTTGACATTGCTCGTCGATATGCTCTTCTTATTCATTCAGGTTGGAATCCTAGGAGGACAATTATCCTTTGTAGTTGGGATGCAGAAGAGTTTGGAATGGTAAGTGATACTCCATCTTAGTTAGTAGACGTGTTTACCTATATTTTTGTGTATTTGTGTTTGAGAGGAGGATTATTGGATCTGGGCATCAATCTCCTTTCTTTTATTGGTGTATCCTCAAAATGTGCATTATTTATGAGGAAGGCCATTCCATCAGATACTAATGCTTGTACACATAATGTGTTGCTAAGAGGTGGTGAAGCTTACAAAGTTGAGTCCTATTAGCAATATCACGAGTAAGTAAAGAGGCATCTAAACTCATGTAGGACTTTGCTGCATTGTCTTCTTGTTGAGTTGTTTTCACGTTAGTAATCAGTGGCCATGTTGTATGGAAGAGTTTTATTAGGGTCCATCAATTCAGTGAGAGGAGATGCGGATTCTGCTCTCCTCCTAAATTTGAATGACACATGGATTGGTGACTGGACTGCAATACCATCATTTTAGAGGATCCAATATGGATGGATAGGAGTAATGCCCTTGCTTTGTTCATATAAGCATGTATATATTACTGTCTTTCTAAACTACTTTTTAAAGGTTATacatgttttttgtttgtttgtttttatttttattttctataatTCATAGGAATACTTGAGTGCATTAATATGAAGTATAAATTCATTATCCCTGGTGTTTCCAGATAGGATCTACCGAGTGGGTTGAACAAAACCTTGTTAATCTTGGCTCCAAAGCTGTTGCCTACCTTAATGTAGATTGTGCAGCCCAAGGGCCAGGATTCTTTGTTGGGGCGACTCCTCAGCTGGACAATCTCATTCTTGAGGTGACAAAGAAGGTaaacaaaattataattttaagcAGTTgaattagttctaaaaaaaaaatctggtcaATCTCCTTGGATGTGAATCAGTTCAGACACCTAGAATTTGAGTATCATGTTCTTACTTGCTATTCAAACTGACTTCAGGTCAAAGATCCTGACTTGGAGGGTTCCACTGTATATGAGAACTGGCTAACCAAAAATGGTATCATTGATGTAAGTGAATGTCCGCAGTTCGCTTTCTTGCTCTATACTTAATTATGTTATCTGCTATGGATGTCGTGGTGAGCATGTTATCTCATGGATTACAGATTCAAAGACTTAGTGGAGTTGATTCTGATTTTGCATCATTTGTGCAACATGCCGGGGTTCCTTCCATTGACATTTACTATGGGAGAGGTACACCACCACTTTTTGTTCACTTCTGGATTGCAAAAAACTTTAGGTTAAACTTTGGAAGGCCTATCAAATTATGTAAATATGTAGTTTTCTAGTAATTCAATTACAAAAACAGAGTTTTCATGATAACATTGGTATAATGATAAATATTGATTGTCGGTTCAGATTTTCCTGTTTATCACACTGCTTTTGACTCCTATGACTGGATGAGAGAGTTTGGAGATCCTTTATTTCATCGTCATGTGGCTGGTCAGCTCTTTCTGTTCCTTTATACTTTTACGTGTCAAATTTGTCCATAAAAGTTCAATGAAAAGTTCATAAACGGTCGAATCTTCTATCTCTTGGTTTTCTCAGTTGCTGGAATATGGGGGCTAATAGCGCTCCACCTGGCTGATGATTCAATTCTCCCTTTCAATTACTTTTCATATGTGGATCAGTTAAAGGTATTAATCTTCCCCGAGTTATATTtgaattctttttctttatgtGCAACAGTTATAGTACCATTTTTCTTTGTAGCTTTTGTTTAATGGAACTGATAATTGCAAAACCAATATAACTGAAGTTATGCCACAAAAGCTTCTTTCAAATGATGTGCTTTCATTGAAAGTTATTTACTGAATGTCAGACAAGTGACAGCTGATGAAgaattccttcttctttttcttctttttgagaGAGTGATTCCTTTTCTCAAAATTCCAAGTTATATGAAAGTGAATGGCAGAAATTTGGGAAGTTGCAAATACTTTTTTCTAGTTGATGGAATaaattgatgtatgagaaaaTAGCGTAAAAGACATCAATGTCCATTAGACTTTGGGGCTCTCTGTTGTACTGTGGTTGAAGGATAAGTAGCCTTTATGCCGGTTGC
Above is a genomic segment from Rosa chinensis cultivar Old Blush chromosome 3, RchiOBHm-V2, whole genome shotgun sequence containing:
- the LOC112193091 gene encoding probable glutamate carboxypeptidase AMP1 — translated: MGQPLLNPITLFISNPCTSSLSIFIICILGFYTLHYPHASPSPSNSQTALRFRRSFLSSATNATVAAYLRALTKHPHLAGTKPSLDTIHYVQSHLSGLGLQTHTAHYNALLSYPLHSSLSAHFSNGSHVDIPLAEPGLSHDGGGVVQPYHAYSPSGSAHAKVVFVNHGSGEDYRALEALGVNVSGCVVIARRGGDLPRGEAIRNAEKNGALAVLLYTEGDSRYNQGFERGVVMNGVGDPLTPGWGGVDGAERLDLEDPEVLKRFPNVPSMPLSAEAAGNILGTLGGAPAPPEWRAGVERVGPGPTVLNFTYQGEKKMVTIQNVFAVIKGLEEPDRYVLLGNHRDAWTYGAVDPNSGTAALLDIARRYALLIHSGWNPRRTIILCSWDAEEFGMIGSTEWVEQNLVNLGSKAVAYLNVDCAAQGPGFFVGATPQLDNLILEVTKKVKDPDLEGSTVYENWLTKNGIIDIQRLSGVDSDFASFVQHAGVPSIDIYYGRDFPVYHTAFDSYDWMREFGDPLFHRHVAVAGIWGLIALHLADDSILPFNYFSYVDQLKHYKDFLSHLLDGSISLDPLTTAIEEFAYAAKEAEDEAQKLREEESTSEFVMLKKRALNDRLMLAERGFLDSDGLEGRQWFKHLVYGPPSDHGSKLFFFPGVADAMNQAKSTKTGQGQAKLQHEIWRVARAIQRAARSLRGEIY